GATGCTCCTCACGGGCGGCGCGCGGCTCGGCGTCGCCGACCTCCCCGCGGACACGCCGGCCGCCGCCCCCCGGGCCCCCCTGAGCATGCGTCCGATCGCGGACGTCGAGCGCGAGCTCATCCAGAACACGCTGAAGGACGTGGAGGGCAACCGTACCCGTGCCGCCGAGGCGCTCGGAATCTC
This portion of the Candidatus Binatia bacterium genome encodes:
- a CDS encoding sigma-54-dependent Fis family transcriptional regulator; its protein translation is MLLTGGARLGVADLPADTPAAAPRAPLSMRPIADVERELIQNTLKDVEGNRTRAAEALGISARTLYRRIKELGLS